A genomic region of Cannabis sativa cultivar Pink pepper isolate KNU-18-1 chromosome 1, ASM2916894v1, whole genome shotgun sequence contains the following coding sequences:
- the LOC115707939 gene encoding uncharacterized protein LOC115707939, with translation MESNKTHPEKQSSVAKPPVPSCRKKKSEEASFLEDVKDHIDEFINASMDEHKTCFKKTIQKMFGMSKIVAERTAEAEGVESSLPLKTTVGN, from the exons ATGGAGTCAAATAAAACTCATCCCGAAAAGCAATCATCTGTTGCAAAACCGCCTGTTCCTTCTTGTCGGAAGAAGAAAAGCGAGGAAGCGTCGTTCTTGGAAGATGTTAAGGATCACATTGATGAGTTCATCAATGCTTCTATGGATGAGCATAAAACATGCTTTAAGAAGACCATACAAAAG ATGTTTGGAATGTCGAAAATTGTTGCTGAAAGGACTGCTGAAGCTGAAGGAGTTGAAAGTTCTCTGCCCCTTAAAACAACAGTAGGAAACTAA